The proteins below are encoded in one region of Silene latifolia isolate original U9 population chromosome 2, ASM4854445v1, whole genome shotgun sequence:
- the LOC141632538 gene encoding transcription factor PAR2-like — MSHSIRSHIRKPISAAKRLMQRRRRSKGRRRGVVEKKVRKLQRIIPGGQETVHPDRLFDLTANYILHLRLQINLLHALSKVYSSHV, encoded by the coding sequence ATGTCACACTCAATTAGAAGCCACATTAGAAAGCCAATATCGGCCGCGAAGCGACTCATGCAACGGAGAAGGCGGTCTAAAGGACGACGTAGAGGTGTGGTGGAGAAGAAGGTGAGGAAGCTACAAAGGATAATTCCCGGTGGTCAAGAGACGGTTCATCCGGACCGCCTTTTTGATTTAACGGCTAACTACATTTTGCATTTGAGGTTGCAAATTAACTTGCTTCATGCTCTTTCTAAAGTCTATTCATCCCA
- the LOC141644254 gene encoding protein RICE SALT SENSITIVE 3 has translation MEEHLNPFAVTHLLQYTLRSLCCQDNSQWVYAVFWRILPRNYPPPKWDTHGGAYDRSRGNRRNWILVWEDGFCNFAASSSTAEMNAGGEYPASSASSSANYGNCEGYFQSLQPELFFKMSHEIYNYGEGLIGKVAADHSHKWIYKEPVENQEINFLSAWHNSADAQPRTWEAQFQSGIKTIALIAVREGVVQLGAVNKVVEDLSYVVLLRKKFAYIESIPGVLLPHPSSTAFPRPMDMISPEMWAYQNGIGPIGPMGPTSAQFIDPYGYDPAQHQPNMVRMITPSMSSLEALLSKLPSVGPGPAQHGIPGFCSPEAHQYVGSSGGSQKVVAKEELDEEEQQEEQNVVVGECSNNNSMSSYQQHFGYHHHDLNLATNRHSAGF, from the exons atggaagaaCATCTAAACCCATTTGCCGTAACTCATCTTCTACAATACACCTTAAGAAGCTTATGTTGCCAAGATAACTCTCAATGGGTTTATGCTGTCTTTTGGAGGATCCTTCCTAGAAACTACCCTCCTCCCAA ATGGGACACTCATGGAGGAGCATATGATAGGTCTAGAGGGAACAGAAGAAACTG GATATTAGTATGggaagatgggttttgcaattTCGCGGCATCATCATCAACGGCTGAGATGAACGCCGGTGGTGAATATCCGGCATCATCGGCATCATCTTCAGCTAACTATGGTAACTGTGAAGGCTACTTTCAGTCTCTTCAGCCTGAACTCTTCTTCAAGATGTCTCATGAAATTTACAACTATGGTGAAGG TTTGATTGGAAAAGTTGCAGCAGATCATAGTCACAAATGGATTTACAAAGAACCAGTTGAGAATCAAGAGATCAACTTTTTATCAGCATGGCATAATTCAgctgatgcg caacCTAGGACATGGGAAGCACAATTTCAGTCGGGCATTAAG ACTATAGCATTGATAGCAGTTAGAGAAGGCGTAGTACAACTAGGAGCAGTAAACAAGGTGGTGGAGGACCTAAGCTACGTCGTTTTACTCCGAAAAAAGTTTGCCTACATTGAAAGTATTCCAGGAGTGCTTTTACCACATCCATCTTCTACAGCATTCCCTAGGCCCATGGACATGATCTCACCCGAAATGTGGGCCTATCAAAATGGCATTGGGCCCATTGGGCCAATGGGTCCAACATCGGCCCAATTTATCGACCCATATGGGTACGACCCGGCCCAACACCAGCCCAACATGGTGAGGATGATCACTCCCTCCATGAGTAGCCTTGAGGCCTTGCTATCCAAGCTCCCCTCGGTCGGGCCTGGCCCGGCCCAACACGGTATTCCCGGGTTTTGCAGCCCGGAAGCACATCAGTATGTGGGGTCCTCTGGTGGGTCTCAAAAGGTGGTGGCTAAGGAAGAGTTGGATGAAGAAGAacaacaagaagaacaaaatgTTGTGGTGGGAGAAtgtagtaataataattcaatgtcTTCATATCAACAACATTTTGGTTATCATCATCATGATCTTAATTTAGCTACTAATAGGCATAGTGCTGGATTTTAA